The following nucleotide sequence is from Longimicrobiaceae bacterium.
CGCTGGTGCCGTACGGGTTGCCGCCGCTGGCGTAGATCACCGGGTCGGTGTAGCCCGGCGCCACGATCACCGCGCCCCAGTGCATGAAGGTGTAGTAGAGCGTCTGGAGCGTGGTCTCCTGGCCGCCGTGCGGGTTCATGGCGCTGGTCATGGCGCTCGCCGCCTTGTTCGCCAGCAGACCCTGCTGCCACACCGGCCCCAGCGTGTCGATGAACGCGCGGACCTGGCTGGCGGCGCCGCCGTAGCGCGTGGGCGAGCTGAACAGGTACGCGTCGGCCCACACCATGTCGTCGGGCGTGGCCTCGGGCACGTGGGCGGTGCGCTCGGCCTGGGCGCGCCAGGCGTCCTGCCCGTTCACCACGCCTTCGGGCGCGGTCTCGCGCGCCTTCACGACACGCACCTCGGCGCCGGCCTCGCGCGCGGCTTCGGCAGCCACCTCGGCCATCTGGTGGTTGGTTCCGTAGGTGCTGTAGTAGACGATGGCCAGCTTGACACCGCTCATGGGCTGCTCCGGTCCGGTGGTGCGAGTGAGATGATGCGCCGCGTTCGCCGCCGCATCCCCGCGGCGGACGGCCGTCGCGTGACCGCATGCGCCGTTCCACCCTTCGCGCACCAACTGTCGTTGCCACGCGGATTCGAACCCACCACCCCGCATCTCGCGATGGGTGTTCCAGATCAAGCGTGGACACCTCGTCGTCCTGTGCCTATCCGACTACAGGCAGATGCGCGACGTCGATCGACTCCGGACACGACGAAGCCGCGGCCGGTGGCAGAAGCGCCCGGCCGCGGCTGGATCGTCGTCATCCCCGTAGATGCAGACCTCGTGCGCTCCGGCCAGGCGGGCGCGCGTGGTCAGCGCCGGCTCAGGAGCCTTCGTCCTCGCCCGGCTCCATGCTCTGGAGCAGCGTGGAGTCCATCCGCTGCGTATCCACCGTCACGCCCTTGGCCAGCGTGTCCGGCGGCGGAAGCGCCGGGACGCCCGCCGCCGCAGAGTCCGCAGTGCCGGCATCCGCCGTCTTGCCAGCGCCGCCGGTGCCCTTGCAGGCGCCCAGCGCCACGCACGCCGCCACGGCACCCGCCGTCGTCCACGTCCGAGCTCGCATTCCCGCTCCGCTCTCTCTCTTGATTCGATGAGGCCGACCCGCCGCACGGTGCGCGGGGGGC
It contains:
- the wrbA gene encoding NAD(P)H:quinone oxidoreductase, producing MSGVKLAIVYYSTYGTNHQMAEVAAEAAREAGAEVRVVKARETAPEGVVNGQDAWRAQAERTAHVPEATPDDMVWADAYLFSSPTRYGGAASQVRAFIDTLGPVWQQGLLANKAASAMTSAMNPHGGQETTLQTLYYTFMHWGAVIVAPGYTDPVIYASGGNPYGTSVTAGTTGLSDESKASIRHQAKRLVEIAAKLKS